In Leptodesmis sichuanensis A121, the following are encoded in one genomic region:
- a CDS encoding DUF3531 family protein → MQVQFREFDPFNVWIWLEFTTVPSEIEKQYVEEIFSSWFFLGKLGGFNAENLQVQDVGLDISYMTYDEDIAEDSLLALMHNMGEVEYEGTWARCWFDLGTSDAIALDVLINALRQFSKDYVTLEQVIIGGENEDWKTGDSRSRSDVLSDNQYN, encoded by the coding sequence ATGCAAGTTCAGTTTCGCGAATTCGATCCATTCAATGTCTGGATCTGGTTGGAATTCACCACCGTTCCTTCAGAAATTGAGAAGCAATACGTGGAGGAGATTTTTAGCTCCTGGTTCTTTCTCGGCAAACTGGGAGGGTTCAATGCCGAGAATCTTCAGGTTCAGGACGTTGGACTGGATATTAGCTACATGACCTATGACGAAGATATAGCCGAAGATAGCCTGTTAGCCCTAATGCACAACATGGGTGAAGTGGAATATGAGGGCACTTGGGCGCGGTGCTGGTTTGATCTGGGCACCAGTGATGCGATCGCCCTCGATGTCCTGATCAACGCCCTGCGCCAGTTCAGCAAAGATTACGTCACGTTAGAGCAGGTGATTATTGGGGGCGAAAATGAAGATTGGAAAACCGGAGACAGCCGCAGTCGATCAGACGTTCTGTCTGACAATCAATACAACTAA
- the nblB gene encoding phycobilisome degradation protein NblB: MSITPESVGELLQSPNLGDRLQAVNQIRTLAPADGFALIQHAVTDANPRIRYAAVSQLSSLGQHDQSRTIEILRQSLHDPEPDVQAAAADSIGALQLTDAFEDLEQLYHSTSEWLVQFSILAALGELGDSRSFSLLEEALQSPNELMQMAAIGSLGELGDERAVQLLIHQATNPDWQIRHRVAQALSRLGTPAAKATLEQLAQDEMEPVAEEAKAGLGI, translated from the coding sequence ATGAGCATTACCCCTGAATCGGTTGGAGAGTTGTTGCAATCGCCAAATCTGGGCGATCGCTTGCAGGCTGTTAATCAAATTCGCACATTAGCTCCCGCAGATGGCTTTGCCTTGATTCAACACGCGGTTACCGATGCCAATCCGCGAATTCGATATGCCGCTGTGAGTCAGCTATCCAGCCTGGGACAGCACGACCAGAGCCGTACGATCGAAATTCTTCGGCAGTCGCTCCATGATCCAGAACCGGATGTGCAGGCAGCAGCAGCAGATTCAATTGGAGCCTTGCAACTGACCGATGCCTTTGAGGATCTGGAACAGCTTTATCACTCCACGTCAGAATGGCTGGTGCAGTTCAGTATCCTGGCGGCACTGGGGGAACTGGGAGATAGCCGCAGTTTCTCGCTATTAGAAGAGGCATTGCAATCTCCTAACGAGTTGATGCAAATGGCCGCGATCGGTTCTCTCGGTGAGTTGGGAGATGAACGAGCCGTGCAATTGTTGATTCACCAGGCAACGAATCCAGATTGGCAAATTCGCCATCGGGTCGCTCAAGCCCTCAGTCGGCTGGGTACGCCAGCAGCCAAAGCAACCCTGGAACAACTGGCGCAGGATGAAATGGAACCCGTTGCGGAGGAGGCTAAAGCTGGTTTGGGCATCTAG
- a CDS encoding TMEM165/GDT1 family protein, which yields MLTAFVASLLLITLFELGDKSFFVAMFLAMRHSRRLVFTGVLGALIAMTIASVLIGQVISYFPKRYIVYAEVALFIGFGLKLLYDAYRISPTATKDEISEAKEAIAESELAWSKTINGGGVILQAFSLTFITEWGDRTQFATIALAASNNPVGVTVGGILGHAICTAIAVIGGRLIAGRVSERLVTAIGGGLFIFFGIVAAIESHTS from the coding sequence ATGCTTACTGCCTTCGTTGCCAGTCTTTTGCTTATTACCCTATTTGAATTAGGCGACAAGTCATTTTTTGTCGCCATGTTTCTGGCTATGCGTCATTCTCGCCGCCTGGTATTTACCGGTGTACTGGGGGCGCTGATTGCGATGACGATCGCCTCTGTCCTGATAGGGCAAGTAATTTCCTACTTTCCGAAACGCTACATTGTTTACGCGGAGGTGGCCCTCTTTATTGGCTTTGGCTTGAAGCTGCTGTACGATGCTTACCGCATATCTCCTACCGCCACTAAGGATGAAATTTCGGAAGCTAAGGAAGCCATCGCCGAGTCTGAATTGGCATGGTCTAAGACCATAAACGGCGGTGGTGTGATCCTGCAAGCCTTTAGTCTCACCTTTATCACTGAATGGGGCGATCGTACCCAGTTCGCGACCATTGCTCTGGCTGCCTCCAATAATCCAGTCGGGGTAACCGTGGGTGGAATCTTAGGTCATGCCATCTGTACTGCTATTGCCGTGATCGGTGGACGGCTGATTGCCGGACGAGTTTCCGAACGACTGGTGACCGCGATCGGGGGCGGCTTATTCATCTTCTTTGGGATTGTTGCGGCGATCGAAAGCCATACCAGCTAA
- the hpsJ-A gene encoding HpsJ-like protein, cyanoexosortase A-associated yields MAMSTGDASENLTVYRLRWIGYGLLIFALIDVIHILTSVQTSDPTWGLQTIGQFVERVVVPLLGFALVFFGEFYGRRGPEKITLRILSWLCMILAILFFLMAPAVVFQSVSLKGQAEQQASKVVDQRLAQLKQLEDQLNKSNPEQIKALASQLNALGVQVDPKNPAAVKDQIETRIKVFREQLPAQVQGAAASQTSGLLKNAVKWSLGAIVAGVLFLYLWKSSRWA; encoded by the coding sequence ATGGCAATGTCAACGGGTGATGCCAGCGAAAATTTAACAGTCTATCGCTTACGCTGGATCGGCTATGGTCTTCTAATTTTCGCACTGATCGATGTAATCCACATTCTGACTTCCGTTCAGACTTCAGACCCAACTTGGGGACTGCAAACGATCGGCCAGTTTGTGGAACGGGTCGTTGTCCCCCTACTGGGATTTGCTCTGGTATTTTTTGGGGAGTTTTATGGACGTAGAGGGCCAGAAAAAATAACCTTGCGAATCCTCTCATGGCTCTGCATGATTCTGGCCATTCTGTTTTTCCTGATGGCTCCTGCCGTTGTCTTTCAATCGGTCAGCCTGAAGGGACAGGCAGAGCAACAAGCCAGCAAAGTGGTAGACCAACGTCTGGCTCAACTCAAGCAACTGGAAGATCAACTGAACAAAAGCAATCCTGAGCAAATTAAAGCTCTAGCCAGTCAGTTAAACGCGCTAGGGGTTCAGGTAGATCCCAAGAATCCAGCCGCTGTCAAGGATCAGATTGAAACCCGGATTAAGGTCTTTCGGGAGCAACTGCCAGCTCAGGTTCAAGGAGCGGCTGCCAGCCAAACCTCTGGATTACTCAAAAATGCTGTCAAGTGGAGCCTGGGAGCGATCGTCGCGGGAGTTTTGTTTTTGTACCTTTGGAAAAGCAGCCGCTGGGCCTGA
- the bchB gene encoding ferredoxin:protochlorophyllide reductase (ATP-dependent) subunit B: MKLAYWMYAGPAHIGTLRVASSFKNVHAIMHAPLGDDYFNVMRSMLEREQDFTPVTTSVVDRHVLARGSQEKVVDNITRKDGEEHPDLIVLTPTCTSSILQEDLQNFVDRAQLESKGDVLLADVNHYRVNELQAADRTLQQIVQFYIEKARKKGDLPTDKTEQPSVNIIGISTLGFHNNHDCTELKRLMTDLGIAVNEVIPEGASVHNLKNLPKAWFNLVPYRELGLMTARYLEQEFGMPSVDITPMGVVETARCIRKIQSILNAQGVDVDYEEFIETQTLHVSQAAWFSRSIDCQNLTGKKAVVYGDATHAAAITKILAREMGIRVVWAGTFCKYDAEWFREQVSEYCDEVIINDDHGAIGDAIAKAEPAAIFGTQMERHVGKRLDIPCGVISAPIHIQNFPVGYRPFLGYEGTNQIVDLIYNSFTLGMEDHLLEIFGGHDTKEVITKGISADSDMTWSKDGLAELNKIPGFVRGKVKRNTEKFARDRGIEVITAEVLYAAKEAVGA; this comes from the coding sequence ATGAAATTGGCTTACTGGATGTATGCAGGCCCAGCCCATATTGGAACTCTCCGTGTTGCCAGTTCGTTCAAAAATGTCCATGCCATCATGCACGCTCCCCTGGGTGACGATTACTTTAACGTCATGCGATCGATGCTGGAGCGGGAGCAGGATTTTACGCCCGTGACCACCAGTGTGGTCGATCGTCATGTGTTAGCCCGTGGTTCCCAGGAAAAAGTGGTGGATAACATTACCCGCAAAGATGGGGAAGAACACCCGGATTTGATTGTGCTGACTCCCACCTGCACCTCCAGTATTCTGCAAGAAGACCTGCAAAACTTCGTTGATCGCGCCCAGTTGGAATCAAAAGGGGACGTACTGCTGGCCGATGTGAATCACTACCGGGTGAATGAGTTGCAAGCCGCCGATCGTACCCTACAGCAGATCGTTCAGTTTTATATCGAAAAGGCCCGCAAGAAAGGAGATCTCCCCACAGATAAAACTGAGCAGCCTTCCGTCAATATCATTGGTATTTCTACCCTGGGCTTCCATAACAATCATGACTGCACCGAGTTGAAGCGGCTGATGACAGATCTGGGAATTGCTGTGAATGAAGTGATCCCGGAAGGAGCCTCGGTACACAATCTCAAGAACCTGCCCAAAGCCTGGTTCAATCTGGTGCCCTATCGAGAACTGGGCTTGATGACGGCGCGGTATCTGGAACAAGAATTTGGTATGCCCTCCGTAGACATTACGCCGATGGGAGTGGTGGAAACGGCCCGCTGCATCCGTAAGATTCAGTCTATTCTGAACGCTCAGGGAGTCGATGTGGACTACGAGGAGTTTATTGAGACGCAAACGCTGCACGTCTCTCAGGCGGCCTGGTTTTCTCGATCGATTGACTGCCAGAACCTGACAGGCAAGAAAGCCGTCGTTTATGGTGATGCCACTCATGCGGCGGCGATTACCAAAATCCTGGCTCGCGAAATGGGAATTCGAGTCGTTTGGGCTGGCACCTTCTGTAAGTACGATGCCGAGTGGTTCCGGGAACAAGTAAGCGAGTACTGTGATGAGGTGATCATTAACGATGACCACGGGGCGATCGGGGATGCGATCGCCAAAGCGGAACCTGCTGCCATCTTTGGCACTCAAATGGAACGCCATGTGGGTAAGCGACTGGATATTCCCTGTGGTGTCATCTCTGCGCCGATTCACATCCAGAACTTCCCGGTTGGCTATCGGCCTTTCCTGGGCTACGAAGGCACGAATCAGATTGTCGATTTAATCTATAACTCCTTCACCCTGGGCATGGAAGATCATTTGCTGGAAATCTTTGGCGGTCACGACACTAAAGAGGTAATCACCAAAGGGATTTCTGCCGATTCCGATATGACCTGGAGCAAAGATGGGTTAGCAGAACTCAACAAGATTCCTGGGTTTGTGCGTGGCAAGGTAAAACGCAATACCGAGAAATTTGCCCGCGATCGGGGCATCGAAGTGATCACTGCCGAAGTACTTTATGCCGCCAAAGAAGCGGTTGGCGCTTAG
- a CDS encoding tetratricopeptide repeat protein has translation MAESTERRNRWIISVFMVLALLAFVGISLAPLLSGLFQGGTPPVANSPTPSASASPTAKKEDLEAQAKGYELVLQREPENQTALRGLLETRLALADVKGAIAPLEKLAKLNPNETLYAVLLAQAKQQTGDREGAAQTYRSVLTTHPGDIQALNGLTSLLLQQNRPESAIALLQDTLKTATQANQVQPNSIDVTSVQVLLGGVYASQKRYDEAIAIYDEAAKTNKQDFRPVYGKAMILKEQGKTEEAKPLFTKAAELAPAKYRDQINQAASAVPGATTPAGTSSTLGTPAAAPASPQPSPAPAAPQK, from the coding sequence GTGGCTGAATCGACTGAAAGACGCAATCGCTGGATTATCAGTGTATTTATGGTGCTGGCGTTGCTGGCCTTTGTGGGTATTTCCCTGGCTCCTCTCCTGAGTGGTCTGTTTCAAGGAGGCACACCGCCTGTGGCGAATTCTCCAACGCCCAGTGCATCGGCCTCTCCCACTGCTAAGAAGGAAGATCTGGAAGCCCAAGCTAAAGGCTACGAGTTAGTCTTACAGCGCGAACCTGAGAATCAGACTGCTTTAAGGGGTCTTCTGGAAACTCGCCTGGCACTGGCAGATGTGAAAGGAGCCATTGCCCCCCTGGAGAAACTGGCCAAGTTAAATCCTAATGAAACGCTGTACGCCGTACTGCTGGCTCAAGCGAAGCAGCAAACCGGCGATCGCGAAGGGGCCGCCCAAACCTATCGCTCTGTACTGACGACTCACCCTGGCGATATTCAGGCTCTGAATGGCCTTACCTCATTGTTACTCCAACAAAACCGCCCAGAATCAGCGATCGCTCTGCTGCAAGATACATTGAAGACAGCGACCCAGGCCAATCAAGTCCAACCGAACAGTATTGATGTCACTTCAGTTCAGGTGCTTCTGGGCGGCGTGTATGCCAGCCAGAAGCGTTATGACGAAGCGATCGCCATTTATGATGAAGCTGCCAAAACAAATAAACAGGATTTCCGGCCCGTTTATGGTAAGGCGATGATTCTCAAAGAGCAGGGAAAAACAGAGGAAGCCAAACCCCTGTTTACCAAAGCGGCTGAACTGGCTCCCGCTAAGTATCGGGATCAAATTAATCAGGCCGCCAGTGCAGTTCCTGGGGCAACTACTCCGGCAGGAACGTCAAGTACTTTAGGCACTCCTGCAGCGGCTCCGGCCAGTCCTCAGCCCAGCCCAGCACCAGCAGCACCGCAGAAGTAA
- the crtA gene encoding cyanoexosortase A, with product MELSKRLQEPKFWLLAIVAAIAALHLTLLSRIDDSDIFATAILFWVAAGSLVWDKHDTLMLESKPLPTVLGLLLLVFILLRTALSGDSVSSAWVIPLISALGVGLMASGFKGLKQYWKELVIFGLLAIYPFLKLLLQIIDLSEITAKAANVMLWYVGFNVQRQGVFLILPTSRVEVYGACSGLQSILQMLAISVLFLLMFPIRSPVKKILCVVIAVLIGFFVNATRVALMVILNNAGNKSAFDYWHEGNGSLVFAAISVFIFGCFCWLTFLRQPPQTPDSGAKGNA from the coding sequence ATGGAATTGTCAAAACGTCTGCAGGAGCCAAAATTCTGGCTTTTGGCTATTGTGGCTGCGATCGCGGCCCTGCACCTAACTTTACTGAGTCGCATCGATGACTCTGATATATTCGCAACTGCGATTTTGTTTTGGGTTGCGGCAGGGTCTCTAGTATGGGATAAGCACGACACGCTGATGCTTGAGAGCAAGCCGTTACCGACTGTGTTGGGATTGCTGCTGCTGGTGTTCATTCTGTTGAGGACAGCCCTGTCAGGAGACTCTGTTAGTTCGGCCTGGGTAATTCCCCTGATATCTGCCCTGGGTGTTGGCCTCATGGCTTCAGGGTTTAAAGGACTCAAACAGTATTGGAAAGAGTTAGTCATCTTTGGATTGCTGGCCATCTACCCCTTCCTGAAGTTGCTCTTACAAATCATTGACTTGTCTGAAATTACAGCCAAAGCTGCCAATGTAATGCTCTGGTATGTGGGCTTTAATGTTCAGCGCCAGGGTGTTTTCCTGATCCTGCCGACCAGCCGTGTTGAAGTTTACGGAGCCTGCTCGGGGTTGCAAAGTATCCTACAAATGCTGGCCATTTCCGTGCTGTTCTTGCTCATGTTTCCAATTCGCTCCCCTGTGAAGAAGATTCTCTGTGTGGTAATTGCCGTCCTGATTGGCTTTTTTGTGAATGCCACTCGGGTAGCACTCATGGTGATTCTGAACAACGCTGGCAATAAAAGTGCCTTCGATTACTGGCATGAAGGAAATGGTTCCCTCGTCTTCGCCGCCATTTCAGTATTCATCTTTGGCTGTTTCTGCTGGTTAACCTTCCTGCGTCAGCCTCCCCAAACCCCCGATTCAGGAGCAAAAGGCAATGCATAA
- a CDS encoding ATP-binding protein codes for MSSDPSSTFSRILPAPVFQQIALALEKTAQSTHGQVFTFTEADFFDRSNPNRAGIQCFFLVISRSFSALLTGESTSLESESLAESTSTPTQVTTYRTQLMFAPEAIAPFLTNLQTQVASAEVVNKLQQAHQCLRPNQADCQSQFTLELVDILTAGSKSTSPLDCVLANLPAQDPALLPDQEQVFTQVATQIRRTQELSLILETTLQQVCDYLKADRLIIYQFEPETSAPQTPPSTGQNGNLTNLVCGRITYEARANSSIPRVLHLSEGTQCFIGVPDYREKYRQGATQAVADIYTTYVQAPCLVEFLERAQIRAKLVVPIVVQEDLWGLLIAHQCSGPRHWQDSETRFMRCIAELMAIAIYQTQLYSHLQQQAQTLEQRVIERTQALHDTLTAAQTASLTKTEFLAAMSHELRTPLTAIIGMATTLLRLPTDARRDRLLSPEKQQEYLKIIRNSGEHLLELINDILDLSQLEAGRAILDVREFSLFQVASESLLSLKEKAEQNQIHLELDFKLTSQSSEEKKLQGDRFTADPRRVKQILLNLLTNAIKFTPEGGQVTLRVWVDRNQAVLQVEDTGIGIPRNKFPLLFQKFQQLDTSYHRQYEGTGLGLALTKQLVELHGGQIEVESTVNVGSTFTVLLPAQPLTSRRGGPKPSEFPEFQRAEKRIILIEKYEAIAHLLCDLLTAAGHQVIWMIDSMTALQQIEILKPEVVIVSTQIPGMGTSEILQRLRQENLRHPFRILVMTTADDADMECRQWQAEGADDCISLPIVHPEEVLDKVY; via the coding sequence ATGTCCAGTGACCCATCCTCTACCTTCAGTCGAATTTTACCTGCACCCGTATTTCAGCAGATTGCCCTGGCTCTAGAGAAGACTGCTCAATCTACTCATGGGCAGGTCTTCACATTTACAGAAGCCGACTTCTTCGATCGCAGCAATCCCAACCGGGCTGGCATCCAGTGCTTTTTTCTGGTTATTTCTCGTTCCTTCAGTGCGCTGCTAACGGGGGAATCCACTTCTCTGGAATCTGAGTCCTTGGCTGAATCAACTTCTACGCCGACTCAGGTAACGACCTATCGAACCCAGTTAATGTTTGCACCGGAAGCGATCGCGCCTTTTCTCACCAACTTGCAAACCCAAGTGGCCTCTGCGGAAGTAGTGAATAAACTGCAGCAAGCTCATCAATGCTTGCGTCCCAACCAGGCAGACTGCCAAAGCCAGTTTACGCTGGAATTGGTGGATATTTTAACCGCTGGGTCAAAATCAACCTCTCCGTTGGATTGTGTCCTGGCTAATCTTCCAGCCCAGGATCCAGCCCTCCTACCCGACCAGGAACAGGTTTTTACCCAGGTCGCTACCCAAATTCGCCGTACTCAGGAGTTATCCCTGATTCTGGAAACCACACTCCAACAAGTGTGTGACTACTTAAAGGCCGATCGCCTGATTATTTATCAGTTTGAACCAGAAACTTCCGCCCCTCAAACTCCGCCCTCCACTGGACAAAATGGGAACCTGACTAATTTAGTGTGTGGCCGGATTACTTACGAGGCCAGGGCAAATTCATCGATTCCGCGAGTGTTGCATTTGAGTGAAGGGACTCAGTGCTTTATTGGTGTCCCCGACTATCGAGAAAAGTATCGTCAGGGGGCAACTCAGGCGGTAGCAGACATTTATACCACCTATGTTCAGGCTCCCTGTCTGGTGGAGTTTTTAGAACGGGCACAGATCCGGGCCAAATTGGTGGTGCCAATTGTGGTACAGGAAGATTTGTGGGGCTTACTCATTGCCCATCAGTGTTCTGGGCCACGCCACTGGCAGGATAGCGAAACTCGTTTTATGCGCTGCATTGCTGAACTGATGGCGATCGCCATCTACCAGACTCAGCTTTACAGCCATTTGCAACAGCAAGCCCAGACCCTGGAGCAACGCGTGATTGAGCGAACTCAGGCACTGCATGACACGCTGACCGCTGCCCAAACCGCCAGTCTAACAAAAACGGAATTTCTGGCAGCGATGAGCCATGAATTGAGAACCCCTTTGACGGCAATTATCGGTATGGCGACTACACTGCTCCGGTTGCCCACCGATGCTCGGCGCGATCGCTTACTGTCGCCTGAAAAACAACAGGAGTATCTAAAGATCATTCGTAACAGTGGTGAGCATTTGCTGGAACTGATTAACGACATTCTGGATCTGTCCCAACTGGAGGCTGGTCGCGCAATTCTGGATGTGAGAGAGTTCTCCCTGTTCCAGGTGGCCAGTGAAAGTTTACTTTCTTTGAAAGAAAAAGCGGAACAGAACCAGATTCACTTAGAACTAGATTTCAAACTAACGTCTCAATCCAGTGAAGAGAAAAAGCTGCAGGGCGATCGCTTTACAGCAGACCCCCGGCGAGTCAAGCAAATCCTGCTGAATCTGCTCACTAATGCCATCAAATTTACCCCTGAAGGAGGGCAAGTAACCTTACGGGTGTGGGTGGATCGAAACCAAGCGGTATTACAGGTTGAAGATACAGGAATTGGGATTCCCAGGAACAAATTTCCCCTCCTGTTTCAAAAGTTTCAACAACTGGATACCTCCTACCATCGGCAGTATGAGGGTACAGGGTTAGGACTGGCACTGACTAAACAACTGGTTGAGCTTCACGGCGGCCAGATAGAGGTTGAATCCACTGTTAACGTTGGTTCTACCTTTACCGTTTTGCTGCCCGCCCAACCGCTCACCTCTAGAAGAGGCGGCCCTAAACCCTCTGAGTTCCCAGAATTTCAACGTGCTGAAAAACGGATTATTCTTATTGAAAAGTATGAGGCGATCGCTCATCTTTTGTGTGACCTGCTAACTGCTGCGGGCCACCAGGTGATCTGGATGATTGATAGCATGACGGCTCTGCAACAAATTGAAATTCTAAAGCCAGAGGTAGTCATTGTCAGTACTCAGATCCCTGGAATGGGTACCAGCGAAATTCTGCAACGGCTGCGACAAGAGAATCTCCGCCACCCTTTCAGGATTCTCGTGATGACCACGGCGGATGATGCAGACATGGAGTGCCGTCAATGGCAAGCTGAAGGAGCCGATGATTGCATTTCTCTACCGATCGTGCATCCGGAGGAAGTGTTGGATAAGGTGTATTAA
- a CDS encoding CBS domain-containing protein produces the protein MTKTVADVMTRDPITATRETPLTDVIKILAERRISSLPVVEGGKLVGIISETDLMWRESGVTPPPYIMLLDSVIYLENPARYEREIHKALGQTVGEVMSDRHVITIAPDKPLREAAQIMHERTVNSLPVVDSTGQVIGILTRGDIVRAMAAEQS, from the coding sequence ATGACCAAAACTGTTGCGGATGTAATGACTCGTGATCCGATCACGGCAACTCGTGAAACACCGCTAACTGATGTGATTAAGATTCTGGCAGAGCGGCGAATTAGCAGCCTTCCAGTGGTAGAGGGCGGCAAGCTGGTCGGTATAATTTCCGAAACCGACCTGATGTGGAGAGAGTCGGGGGTTACGCCGCCGCCCTACATCATGCTGCTGGATAGTGTGATTTATCTGGAAAATCCTGCCCGATATGAACGTGAGATCCACAAGGCGTTGGGCCAAACGGTAGGAGAAGTCATGAGCGATCGCCATGTAATCACCATTGCTCCTGATAAACCGTTGCGAGAGGCTGCTCAGATTATGCACGAGCGTACCGTCAACAGTTTGCCAGTTGTAGACAGCACAGGACAGGTGATTGGCATCCTGACCCGGGGCGACATCGTGCGAGCAATGGCGGCTGAGCAAAGCTAG
- a CDS encoding cyanoexosortase A system-associated protein, whose translation MHKLTWQSVRLSLLAVTFLGTVLVTAKLAAAPKESKDQAVTQKPNPLPETVSMQDWQFVNSTPTKPHEEAPFGRQYRYQQGDRPLDVELQYMTSDGNVSRYLFVYTPVRTANAAMKIRYKPGVGYYGVLSHKGNAYLSACVNPRGESTVTEQQFTQNRYTYDLQASRLLPWLLGKESLIDRRCLWTFMSTPVKTNSNAGTATATEVAYKTLETTWFSWNKWWQSNFPPPS comes from the coding sequence ATGCATAAGTTAACCTGGCAATCGGTTCGTCTCTCGTTATTGGCGGTTACGTTTTTGGGTACAGTGCTGGTCACGGCCAAGCTGGCGGCTGCTCCCAAGGAAAGTAAGGATCAGGCTGTGACCCAAAAACCGAATCCTTTACCAGAAACTGTGTCCATGCAGGATTGGCAGTTTGTCAACAGTACTCCGACCAAGCCCCATGAGGAGGCTCCGTTTGGTCGGCAATACCGCTATCAACAGGGCGATCGCCCCCTGGATGTGGAATTGCAGTATATGACCAGTGATGGCAACGTCAGCCGTTATCTGTTTGTCTATACCCCGGTACGGACGGCTAATGCCGCGATGAAAATTCGGTACAAACCCGGAGTGGGGTATTACGGAGTTTTGTCTCATAAGGGGAATGCTTACTTAAGTGCTTGCGTTAATCCGCGAGGAGAAAGTACGGTAACGGAACAGCAATTTACTCAAAACCGTTACACTTACGACCTGCAAGCCTCTCGTTTATTACCCTGGCTACTGGGGAAAGAGTCTTTGATTGATCGTCGTTGCCTGTGGACGTTTATGTCTACTCCCGTGAAGACAAATTCCAACGCGGGAACGGCAACCGCAACCGAAGTCGCTTACAAAACATTAGAAACAACCTGGTTCTCTTGGAATAAATGGTGGCAATCCAACTTTCCGCCCCCATCTTGA
- a CDS encoding TatA/E family twin arginine-targeting protein translocase: protein MNVFGIGLPEMALIFILALLIFGPKKLPEIGRSLGKAIRGFQDASKEFEAEFKREAEQLEKTVKEPMEAKLEEPEQPALSPAPEATVTAETTPVEAEVVASREDAKS from the coding sequence ATGAATGTATTTGGAATTGGATTGCCAGAGATGGCACTGATTTTCATCCTGGCGCTGCTAATCTTTGGCCCTAAGAAATTACCAGAAATTGGCCGCAGCCTGGGTAAAGCTATTCGGGGATTTCAGGATGCCTCCAAGGAATTTGAAGCTGAATTTAAGCGGGAAGCAGAACAGCTAGAGAAAACGGTGAAAGAACCGATGGAGGCCAAACTGGAAGAACCCGAACAACCGGCCCTCTCTCCAGCACCAGAAGCCACGGTCACTGCTGAAACAACGCCTGTAGAAGCAGAAGTTGTCGCATCTAGGGAAGACGCTAAAAGTTAA